One window of the Amycolatopsis mediterranei genome contains the following:
- a CDS encoding YciI family protein, whose product MKYLLAMYLNPDVMAKLSEQDMDAIMTGHQEFIRTIRESGEMISTQALGAVADSSVVRVRGGLPAVTDGPFLESKEFLAGYYLVECASKERAVELAAMIPDAAVEGLGIEVREVVFFADAETEVPMA is encoded by the coding sequence GTGAAGTACCTGCTGGCGATGTACCTGAACCCCGACGTGATGGCGAAGCTGTCCGAGCAGGACATGGACGCGATCATGACCGGGCACCAGGAGTTCATCCGGACGATCCGGGAGTCCGGCGAGATGATCAGCACGCAGGCGCTGGGCGCGGTCGCCGACAGCAGCGTCGTGCGGGTGCGCGGCGGCCTGCCGGCGGTCACCGACGGGCCGTTCCTGGAGTCGAAGGAGTTCCTCGCCGGCTACTACCTCGTCGAGTGCGCGAGCAAGGAGCGCGCGGTCGAGCTCGCCGCGATGATCCCGGACGCCGCCGTCGAAGGTCTCGGCATCGAGGTGCGCGAGGTCGTCTTCTTCGCCGACGCCGAAACCGAAGTCCCCATGGCGTGA
- a CDS encoding L-threonylcarbamoyladenylate synthase — MARYFDLHPENPQRRALGQVVEILRADGLIAYPTDSCFALGCRPGNRDGLDRIRAIRKLDHRHHFTLVCQDFAQLGQFVHIDNAVFRAIKAATPGSYTFILPATKEVPRRLMHEKKKTVGVRIPDHRVTQALLAELGEPLLSSTLLLPGSGEPMTQGWEIKEELDHQLEAVLDSGDCGVEPTTVVDFSSGEAEILRVGAGDPAPFE; from the coding sequence ATGGCACGCTATTTCGACCTGCACCCGGAGAACCCGCAGCGCCGGGCCCTCGGCCAGGTCGTCGAGATCCTCCGCGCCGACGGGCTGATCGCCTACCCGACCGATTCGTGCTTCGCGCTCGGGTGCCGTCCGGGCAACCGGGACGGGCTGGACCGGATCCGCGCCATCCGCAAGCTCGACCACCGGCACCACTTCACGCTGGTGTGCCAGGACTTCGCCCAGCTGGGGCAGTTCGTCCACATCGACAACGCGGTGTTCCGCGCGATCAAGGCGGCGACCCCGGGCAGCTACACCTTCATCCTGCCGGCGACCAAGGAAGTGCCGCGGCGGTTGATGCACGAGAAGAAGAAGACGGTCGGCGTGCGCATTCCGGACCACCGCGTCACCCAGGCGCTGCTGGCCGAGCTGGGCGAGCCGCTGCTGTCGAGCACGCTGCTGCTGCCCGGGTCGGGCGAGCCGATGACCCAGGGCTGGGAGATCAAGGAAGAACTGGACCACCAGCTGGAAGCGGTGCTCGACTCCGGCGACTGCGGGGTCGAGCCGACGACCGTCGTCGACTTCTCTTCCGGCGAGGCCGAGATCCTGCGCGTCGGCGCGGGCGACCCTGCGCCGTTCGAGTGA
- a CDS encoding helix-turn-helix domain-containing protein, which produces MDEIVRQAVARAIVTMRDNLGERLTIDDLARAAMFSKFHFTRVFLRVTGLSPGRFLSALRLAEAKHLLATTAISVADISHQVGYNSVGTFSARFSGSVGVSPSGYRQLHGMAPRIADRQAQPGSGATVRGQLRVSVPAEVGPVFVGLFAARITEGAPARHAILPGPGPYALTDVPLGSWYVLTHAFGTCPHDGTQGLRPFTGLTGPVTVHRGVTASLADVRLRPRHGFDPPVLLALPSLRQAALTRSIAS; this is translated from the coding sequence ATGGACGAGATCGTCCGGCAAGCCGTGGCACGCGCCATCGTGACGATGCGAGACAACCTGGGCGAACGCCTCACGATCGACGACCTCGCCCGCGCGGCCATGTTCAGCAAGTTCCACTTCACGCGGGTGTTCCTGCGGGTCACCGGGCTGTCGCCGGGCCGGTTCCTGTCGGCCCTGCGGCTGGCGGAGGCGAAGCACCTGCTCGCGACCACCGCCATCTCGGTGGCCGACATCAGCCACCAGGTCGGCTACAACAGTGTCGGGACGTTCAGCGCGCGATTCAGCGGCAGCGTGGGCGTCTCGCCGTCAGGTTACCGCCAGCTGCACGGCATGGCCCCGCGGATCGCCGACCGGCAGGCCCAGCCGGGCTCGGGGGCGACCGTGCGCGGGCAGCTGCGCGTGTCCGTTCCCGCCGAGGTGGGGCCGGTCTTCGTCGGGCTCTTCGCCGCCCGGATCACCGAAGGCGCGCCGGCCCGGCACGCGATCCTGCCCGGTCCCGGGCCGTATGCGCTGACCGACGTCCCGCTGGGCTCCTGGTACGTGCTGACGCACGCCTTCGGGACCTGCCCGCACGACGGCACGCAGGGCCTGCGGCCGTTCACCGGCCTCACCGGTCCGGTGACGGTGCACCGCGGCGTCACCGCGAGCCTGGCCGACGTCCGCCTGCGTCCGCGGCACGGCTTCGATCCGCCGGTCCTGCTGGCACTCCCGAGCTTGCGGCAGGCCGCCCTTACGCGTTCGATCGCCAGCTGA
- a CDS encoding winged helix-turn-helix transcriptional regulator produces MPTTHTRAYGQFCGLARALEIVGERWSLLVVRDLVLGPKRYDELQAGLPKIPSSILSARLNELEAAGVIRRRVRGELNAGVVYELTQYGSELDQVLLDLGLWGARSLHQPKPGDILTLDSAILSLYTTFRPDVAEGVQVTYEIRYGDQMIVHALIEDGVAKVGEGRLPGADLIIKADHAAALLDLMSGTVAADEAVRGGRLAIEGEVADLQLFAQLFHVPAAPEPPEGIVVR; encoded by the coding sequence ATGCCCACGACCCACACCCGCGCCTACGGCCAGTTCTGCGGGCTCGCCCGCGCGCTCGAGATCGTCGGGGAGCGCTGGTCGCTGCTCGTCGTGCGTGACCTCGTGCTCGGGCCGAAGCGCTACGACGAACTGCAGGCCGGCCTGCCGAAGATCCCGTCGAGCATCCTTTCCGCGCGGCTCAACGAGCTCGAGGCGGCCGGCGTGATCCGCCGCCGCGTGCGCGGGGAACTGAACGCCGGTGTCGTCTACGAGCTGACCCAGTACGGCAGCGAACTCGACCAGGTCCTGCTCGACCTCGGCCTGTGGGGCGCGCGGTCCCTGCACCAGCCGAAGCCCGGCGACATCCTGACCCTGGACTCGGCGATCCTCTCGCTGTACACCACCTTCCGGCCCGACGTGGCCGAAGGCGTCCAGGTGACCTACGAGATCCGCTACGGCGACCAGATGATCGTCCACGCGCTGATCGAGGACGGCGTGGCCAAGGTCGGCGAAGGCCGCCTGCCGGGTGCGGACCTGATCATCAAGGCCGACCACGCCGCCGCGCTGCTGGACCTGATGAGCGGCACGGTCGCGGCGGACGAGGCCGTGCGCGGCGGCCGGCTGGCGATCGAGGGCGAGGTCGCCGACCTCCAGCTGTTCGCGCAGCTGTTCCACGTTCCCGCGGCGCCGGAGCCGCCGGAGGGCATCGTGGTGCGGTGA
- a CDS encoding sensor histidine kinase encodes MTPAAALEPSPARSATAEPRGTTAADRRPRLATYLASAIIVVVVAGFSVIGLVSLLPTSVGVLGAAYALFGIAALLTIQLLWFSRPTVRLDSVTSRVLLAVMVVLAYVPILTFGLNWADMPDFVGGAVLLVLPSRYAWTALAGVVVSIGWIYHVFGASPLITIYGAFGALFYSLLFYLLARLARMVHRLHEARTELAQRAVAEQRLAFARDLNDLLGLSLSAIALKGELVHRLMRKSVEQAKAELADITATAQRTLSDVRAVSHGYRELSLEKESRTAETLLSASEIAVRVHLDQGDLPVQARTLLAKALREGVTDVLRLDDVEHCEIDVRHRDGRVTLEIVSDGVPPGDPDSGLTTLSGEISALGGTATAKSGADGRFRLRVELPVPERLDTAASSDAEQRSDTESKRIRGLLPVVMGLMGSGATVHLLQVTTRAWEVALVVGSIAALLALQFSYFNRPSTPLRSAQSYGMLFVQVCLIYLPLLPLGPHWVSVPGLLIGSALLVLPPVAGWAFFALNIAAYAAIQHASGADTTTALFYTAATVMTGLAVFGLLWLVRLVTELDNTRRRLAEMALAEERLRFARDLHDLLGMSLSAIALKSELTARVLPLDRDRAAEELTEVLGLTRQALSDVRSVASGYRELSLDSESRTAKSVLAAADVRVRMEMLADDLPTSVRTVLAVVLREGVTNVLRHSRVETCEIAMRRTDGGVVLEIVNDGVERNGDRPRSGRPADADVPEPPGPRDTSPGSGIGNLSHRLADLGGELTAGVEPDGRFRLRAAVPV; translated from the coding sequence ATGACTCCGGCAGCCGCACTCGAGCCGTCACCAGCGCGCTCAGCGACCGCCGAGCCCCGCGGCACCACCGCGGCGGACCGGCGGCCGCGGCTGGCCACGTACCTGGCCTCGGCCATCATCGTCGTCGTCGTCGCGGGCTTCAGCGTGATCGGGTTGGTCAGCCTGCTGCCGACGTCGGTCGGTGTCCTGGGCGCAGCTTACGCGTTGTTCGGCATCGCCGCGCTCCTCACGATCCAGCTGCTGTGGTTCAGCCGTCCGACCGTCCGGCTCGACTCGGTCACCAGCCGGGTGCTGCTCGCCGTGATGGTCGTGCTCGCCTACGTCCCGATCCTCACCTTCGGCCTGAACTGGGCCGACATGCCCGACTTCGTCGGCGGCGCGGTGCTGCTGGTCCTGCCGTCCCGGTACGCCTGGACCGCGCTGGCCGGGGTCGTCGTCAGCATCGGCTGGATCTACCACGTGTTCGGCGCTTCTCCGCTGATCACGATCTACGGCGCCTTCGGCGCGCTGTTCTACAGCCTGCTCTTCTACCTGCTCGCGCGGCTCGCGCGGATGGTGCACCGGCTGCACGAGGCCCGCACGGAGCTGGCGCAGCGCGCGGTCGCCGAGCAGCGGCTCGCCTTCGCCCGCGACCTGAACGACCTGCTCGGGCTGAGCCTGTCCGCGATCGCGCTCAAGGGCGAGCTGGTGCACCGGCTGATGCGGAAGTCGGTCGAGCAGGCCAAGGCCGAACTCGCCGACATCACCGCGACCGCCCAGCGCACGCTGTCGGACGTCCGCGCGGTTTCGCACGGCTACCGCGAGCTTTCGCTGGAGAAGGAGTCCCGGACGGCCGAAACGCTGCTGTCGGCGTCCGAGATCGCCGTGCGGGTCCACCTCGACCAGGGTGACCTGCCGGTCCAGGCGCGCACGCTGCTGGCCAAGGCACTGCGCGAAGGGGTCACCGACGTCCTGCGCCTCGACGACGTCGAGCACTGCGAGATCGACGTCCGGCACCGGGACGGCCGCGTCACCCTGGAGATCGTCAGCGACGGCGTGCCGCCGGGCGACCCGGACAGCGGGCTGACCACCCTGTCCGGCGAGATCTCCGCGCTCGGCGGCACGGCGACGGCGAAATCCGGCGCGGACGGCCGCTTCCGGCTGCGCGTCGAGCTTCCCGTCCCCGAGCGGCTGGACACGGCCGCTTCCTCCGACGCCGAGCAGCGGTCGGACACGGAGTCGAAGCGGATCCGCGGGCTGCTGCCGGTCGTGATGGGACTCATGGGGTCCGGCGCGACGGTGCACCTGCTCCAGGTGACCACCCGGGCGTGGGAGGTGGCCCTGGTCGTCGGCTCGATCGCGGCCCTGCTCGCCCTGCAGTTCTCGTACTTCAACCGGCCGTCGACCCCCCTGCGCTCGGCGCAGAGCTACGGCATGCTGTTCGTCCAGGTCTGCCTGATCTACCTGCCCCTGCTGCCGCTGGGCCCGCACTGGGTCAGCGTGCCCGGGCTGCTCATCGGCAGCGCGCTGCTGGTCCTGCCGCCGGTGGCGGGCTGGGCGTTCTTCGCCCTCAACATCGCCGCGTACGCGGCGATCCAGCACGCTTCGGGAGCGGACACCACCACCGCGCTGTTCTACACCGCCGCGACGGTGATGACGGGCCTGGCGGTGTTCGGGCTGTTGTGGCTGGTCCGGCTGGTGACCGAGCTGGACAACACCCGGCGGCGGCTGGCCGAGATGGCGCTCGCCGAGGAACGCCTCCGGTTCGCCCGCGACCTGCACGACCTGCTCGGCATGAGCCTCTCGGCGATCGCGCTGAAGAGCGAGCTGACCGCGCGGGTGCTGCCGCTGGACCGCGACCGCGCGGCCGAGGAGCTGACCGAGGTGCTCGGCCTGACCCGGCAAGCCCTGTCCGACGTCCGGTCGGTGGCCAGCGGCTACCGGGAGCTGTCGCTGGACAGCGAGTCCCGCACGGCGAAGTCCGTGCTGGCCGCCGCGGACGTCCGGGTGCGCATGGAGATGCTGGCGGACGACCTCCCCACGTCGGTGCGCACGGTGCTGGCCGTCGTCCTGCGCGAAGGCGTCACGAACGTGCTGCGACACAGCCGGGTGGAAACCTGCGAGATCGCGATGCGCCGCACGGACGGCGGGGTCGTCCTCGAAATCGTCAACGACGGCGTCGAGCGGAACGGCGACCGGCCGCGCTCCGGCCGCCCGGCGGACGCCGACGTCCCGGAACCACCCGGGCCGCGCGACACCTCGCCCGGCAGCGGGATCGGCAACCTCTCGCACCGGCTCGCCGACCTGGGCGGCGAGCTCACCGCGGGCGTCGAGCCGGACGGCCGCTTCCGGCTCCGCGCGGCGGTCCCGGTCTGA
- a CDS encoding DUF899 family protein → MTELTVPELDRPRVVAGAEYLFEGPQGRVSLTELFAGHPRLAVHHPMADHSGPADVVPTADLAAALNDPGLRLVLVSRAPYAKLEQYRRHLGWDLAAYSAVGTTFTEDFPATRHVPGDFWDDECGLSFFRLADDTVLHTGSVAVPRLEFLGLLGPPGGFPPAPDPR, encoded by the coding sequence ATGACGGAGCTGACCGTGCCGGAGTTGGACCGCCCCCGTGTCGTCGCCGGGGCCGAGTACCTGTTCGAGGGTCCGCAGGGACGCGTCTCGTTGACCGAGTTGTTCGCCGGCCACCCGCGGCTGGCCGTGCACCACCCGATGGCCGACCACAGCGGGCCCGCGGACGTCGTGCCGACCGCCGATCTCGCCGCCGCGCTGAACGACCCCGGCCTGCGGCTGGTCCTCGTCTCCCGCGCCCCCTACGCGAAGCTCGAGCAGTACCGGCGGCACCTCGGCTGGGACCTGGCCGCGTACTCGGCCGTCGGCACCACGTTCACCGAAGACTTCCCCGCGACCCGGCACGTGCCGGGCGACTTCTGGGACGACGAGTGCGGGCTGAGCTTCTTCCGGCTCGCCGACGACACCGTGCTGCACACCGGATCGGTCGCCGTGCCGCGCCTGGAGTTCCTGGGCCTGCTCGGTCCGCCGGGCGGCTTCCCGCCGGCACCGGACCCCCGCTGA
- a CDS encoding DNA-binding response regulator produces MIKVLVAEDMHIVRGALVALLRLEPDIDVVAEVASGPEILPMARARQAQVAVIDIDLPGMDGLTAAGELHEQLPECRTLILTSLGRPGTLRRALDAKVGGFLLKDAPPDKLASAVRGVLAGRRMVDGDLALAAWDTVDCPLTARELDVLRMVAQGYGTVEVAARLYLSAGTVRNYLTTVVAKLNARNRVDAIRIAEESGWL; encoded by the coding sequence GTGATCAAAGTACTGGTTGCCGAGGACATGCACATCGTACGGGGGGCGCTGGTCGCGTTGCTCCGGCTGGAACCCGACATCGACGTGGTTGCGGAGGTCGCGTCGGGGCCCGAAATCCTGCCCATGGCGCGCGCGAGGCAGGCCCAGGTCGCGGTCATCGACATCGACCTGCCGGGCATGGACGGTCTCACCGCGGCCGGTGAGCTGCACGAGCAGCTCCCGGAGTGCCGGACGCTGATCCTGACCAGCCTGGGCCGGCCGGGCACGCTGCGGCGCGCGCTGGACGCCAAGGTGGGCGGGTTCCTGCTGAAGGACGCGCCACCCGACAAGCTGGCCAGCGCGGTCCGCGGGGTCCTCGCCGGCCGCCGCATGGTCGACGGCGACCTGGCGCTCGCCGCCTGGGACACCGTCGACTGCCCGCTCACCGCCCGCGAGCTGGACGTATTGCGGATGGTCGCGCAGGGCTACGGGACGGTGGAGGTCGCCGCGCGGCTGTACCTGTCCGCCGGCACGGTCCGGAACTACCTCACGACCGTCGTCGCGAAGCTCAACGCCCGCAACCGGGTCGACGCCATCCGCATCGCCGAGGAGTCCGGCTGGCTGTGA
- a CDS encoding RNA polymerase sigma factor, with product MTGVAEVLRPLVPQVLGALVRRYGQFDACEDAVADALLAASEQWPAEGVPDNPRGWLITVATRRLTDHWRSESARRRREESVTLREPPPVAPGPGEDQAPDSDDTLSLLFLCCHPAVSPPSQVALTLRAVGGLTTAEIARAFLVPEATMTRRITRAKESIAAAGSTFSEPSAADFPERLRVVLQVLYLIFNEGYTATSGQDLQRLELTAEAIRLARAVHALLPGDGEVTGLLALMLLTEARRDARIGDRGELVPLPEQDRGRWDAALIDEGEGLIDAVVGRTALGPYQVQAAIAALHDRAPSAEATDWPQIVELYELLRTFMPGPVVTLNQAVAVAQVAGPDQALALLDTVDADLDVGRRADAVRAHLLELRGDRAAARDHYLRAAERTPSLPERRYLVERAGRLVPEEDGARP from the coding sequence GTGACCGGCGTCGCCGAGGTCCTGCGCCCGCTCGTGCCGCAGGTGCTGGGCGCGCTGGTGCGCCGGTACGGCCAGTTCGACGCGTGCGAAGACGCGGTCGCCGACGCCCTGCTCGCCGCGAGCGAGCAGTGGCCGGCCGAGGGCGTCCCGGACAACCCGCGCGGCTGGCTGATCACCGTCGCCACCCGGCGGCTCACCGACCACTGGCGCAGCGAAAGCGCGCGACGGCGGCGGGAGGAGTCGGTCACCCTGCGGGAGCCGCCGCCGGTCGCGCCCGGGCCCGGCGAGGACCAGGCCCCGGACTCCGACGACACGCTGTCGCTGCTGTTCCTGTGCTGCCACCCCGCCGTCTCGCCGCCTTCGCAGGTCGCGCTGACGCTGCGCGCGGTCGGCGGCCTGACCACGGCGGAGATCGCGCGCGCCTTCCTGGTGCCCGAGGCGACCATGACGCGGCGCATCACCCGCGCGAAGGAGAGCATCGCCGCCGCCGGCTCGACCTTCAGCGAGCCCTCGGCGGCGGACTTCCCGGAGCGGCTGCGCGTGGTGCTGCAGGTGCTCTACCTGATCTTCAACGAGGGGTACACCGCCACTTCCGGCCAGGACCTCCAGCGCTTGGAGCTGACCGCGGAGGCCATCCGGCTGGCGCGCGCCGTGCACGCGCTCCTGCCCGGGGACGGCGAGGTCACCGGGTTGCTCGCCCTGATGCTGCTGACCGAGGCGCGCCGTGACGCGCGGATCGGCGACCGCGGCGAACTCGTCCCCCTGCCGGAGCAGGACCGCGGCCGCTGGGACGCCGCCCTGATCGACGAGGGCGAGGGGCTGATCGACGCGGTGGTCGGCCGCACCGCGCTCGGGCCGTACCAGGTGCAGGCCGCGATCGCCGCGCTGCACGACCGGGCGCCGAGCGCCGAGGCCACCGACTGGCCGCAGATCGTCGAGCTGTACGAGCTGCTCCGGACGTTCATGCCGGGGCCGGTGGTCACGCTGAACCAGGCGGTCGCCGTCGCCCAGGTCGCCGGCCCCGACCAGGCGCTGGCCCTGCTGGACACGGTCGACGCCGACCTCGACGTCGGCCGGCGGGCGGACGCGGTCCGGGCCCACCTGCTGGAGCTGCGCGGTGACCGGGCCGCGGCCCGGGACCACTACCTCCGCGCGGCGGAGCGGACGCCGAGCCTGCCCGAACGCCGCTACCTCGTGGAACGGGCCGGGCGGCTCGTCCCCGAGGAGGACGGCGCCCGGCCCTGA
- a CDS encoding maleylpyruvate isomerase family mycothiol-dependent enzyme, which yields MADVFTDLQAETEALAELAERHGYGSGPDLTGHFARLTSTARLARLSVENPDVFGVIPQISYDSLDEAILFWLIEQRKANALLATAPPEPQLPWSDGPLRPSVLAAAVLTEIFAAGQDIADTFGVRPRRDDSIGHVAYYGVRTRDRAYLRQQEKPPAAPFRFELVAPSGTRWDFGPEDATDRVTGPAEDFCLLVTGRRFAEDLALDFAGRRTARWLELLER from the coding sequence ATGGCCGACGTGTTCACGGACTTGCAGGCCGAGACCGAGGCGCTGGCCGAGCTGGCCGAGCGGCACGGCTACGGCTCCGGCCCCGACCTCACCGGGCACTTCGCCCGGCTGACGTCGACCGCGCGGCTGGCCCGGCTCAGCGTCGAGAACCCGGACGTGTTCGGCGTGATCCCGCAGATCTCCTACGACTCGCTCGACGAGGCGATCCTGTTCTGGCTGATCGAGCAGCGGAAGGCCAACGCCCTGCTCGCCACGGCGCCGCCGGAGCCGCAGCTGCCGTGGAGCGACGGCCCGCTTCGCCCGTCCGTGCTCGCCGCGGCGGTGCTGACCGAGATCTTCGCCGCCGGACAGGACATCGCCGACACGTTCGGCGTCCGCCCGCGGCGCGACGACTCGATCGGGCACGTCGCCTACTACGGCGTCCGCACGCGGGACCGCGCCTACCTGCGGCAGCAGGAGAAGCCGCCGGCCGCGCCGTTCCGGTTCGAACTGGTCGCCCCCTCGGGGACGCGGTGGGACTTCGGGCCGGAGGACGCCACCGATCGCGTCACCGGCCCGGCCGAGGACTTCTGCCTCCTGGTGACCGGCCGCCGCTTCGCCGAAGACCTCGCGCTGGACTTCGCCGGCCGGCGCACCGCCCGGTGGCTGGAGCTGCTGGAGCGCTGA
- a CDS encoding AfsR/SARP family transcriptional regulator encodes MYSDERRGEGSRGSGEDDVRFTVLGPLEVLRDGVDHAPKTPKVLQLLAVLVTRPGRMVHIDTLIQELWSDNPPRTVRTTLHTYVYHLRRCIADHQLAEDADKMLTTRQSGYALHIEPTQVDVHDFGLFQHLGNSRRAAGDHAGAADSYRSALDLWSGAPLANLQCGPVLSAYRTELVEQQRNVLHLRIEAEIAGGHHRELIGELRGLATHSPLDEALHGQLMRALGRSGRRSDAMTVYRGLRSRLAGELGVEPCDELQLLHRDLISEGDHR; translated from the coding sequence ATGTACTCCGACGAACGGCGAGGGGAAGGATCGCGCGGCAGCGGCGAAGACGACGTGCGGTTCACTGTCCTCGGCCCGCTGGAGGTCCTGCGCGACGGCGTCGATCACGCGCCCAAGACGCCGAAGGTCCTGCAGCTGCTCGCGGTGCTGGTGACCCGGCCCGGCCGGATGGTGCACATCGACACGCTGATCCAGGAGCTGTGGTCGGACAACCCGCCGCGCACCGTCCGCACGACGTTGCACACCTACGTCTACCACCTCCGGCGGTGCATCGCCGATCACCAGCTCGCCGAAGACGCGGACAAGATGCTGACCACGCGCCAGTCCGGGTACGCCCTGCACATCGAGCCCACCCAGGTGGACGTGCACGACTTCGGGCTGTTCCAGCACCTCGGCAACAGCCGGCGCGCGGCCGGCGACCACGCCGGCGCGGCCGACAGCTACCGCAGCGCCCTCGACCTGTGGTCCGGCGCGCCGCTGGCCAACCTGCAGTGCGGCCCGGTCCTTTCGGCCTACCGCACCGAGCTGGTCGAGCAGCAGCGGAACGTCCTGCACCTGCGCATCGAAGCCGAGATCGCCGGTGGCCACCACCGCGAACTGATCGGCGAACTGCGCGGCCTCGCGACGCACAGCCCGCTCGACGAAGCCCTGCACGGCCAGCTGATGCGCGCGCTCGGCCGCAGCGGACGGCGCTCCGACGCGATGACGGTGTACCGCGGCCTGCGCTCCCGGCTCGCCGGTGAGCTCGGCGTCGAACCCTGCGACGAGCTGCAGCTCCTGCACCGCGACCTGATTTCCGAAGGCGACCACCGCTGA